The following are encoded in a window of Lampris incognitus isolate fLamInc1 chromosome 15, fLamInc1.hap2, whole genome shotgun sequence genomic DNA:
- the extl3 gene encoding exostosin-like 3 produces the protein MQRNSGGVGAGSQPWVLRRVRLTWLSFMLFFILVFFPLIAHYYLTTIDEAGGPDKRIFGPRPGGELCEAKHVQDLCRIRESVSEELLQLEAKRQELNGEIARLNLRIEACKRSIDSAKQDLLQLKNVISQTEHSYKELMAQNQPKLSLPVRLLPDKDDPGLPPPKSARACRLRSCFDYARCPLTSGFPVYVYDTNSYSWGEYLDPLVKQAFAAAVKGNIYITDNPNIACLYVVLVGELQEPPSSPLPSPVELEKHLKALPYWRSDGHNHLLVHLSRKTMTQNFLYNVSTGRAAVAQSTFLEQQYREGFDLVVSPLVHALSEPNFLEVPPQVPVKRKYLFSFQGERVESLRSSLQEAPPQSFEEEMEGDPPADYDDRIIGTLKAVQDSQLDQVFVEFTCKNPQPSLATEWALCGEREDRLEVLKASTFALVIAPGDGQLVASAGCGMRLFEALEVGAIPVVLGDHSRLPYHQLIRWSEAAIIVPKPRITELHFLLRSLSDNDLLAMRRQGRFLWETYFSTSENVLSTILASIRTSIQVPAAPIREEPAQEIPHKAGKLAGTDANLADNGDLDLGPVETEPPYASPRFLRNFTYTAADTYRAWNRAPGPFHLFPHTPLDPVLPSEAKFLGSGTGFRPIGGGNGGSGKEFQAALGGNVPREQFTVVMLTYEREEVLMNSLERLNGLPYLNKVVVVWNSPKPPSDDLLWPDIGLPIVVVRTEKNSLNNRFLPWDAVETEAILSIDDDAHLRHDEIMFGFRVWREARDRIVGFPGRFHAWDINHQSWLYNSNYSCELSMVLTGAAFFHKYYAYLYSYVMPQAIRDMVDEYINCEDIAMNFLVSHITRKPPIKVTSRWTFRCPGCPQALSHDDSHFHERHKCINFFVKVYGYMPLLYTQFRVDSVLFKTRLPHDKTKCFKFI, from the exons ATGCAGCGCAACAGTGGTGGGGTTGGAGCTGGGAGTCAGCCATGGGTGCTGCGACGCGTGCGCCTCACCTGGCTCAGTTTCATGCTCTTTTTCATTCTTGTCTTCTTCCCTCTTATTGCCCACTACTACCTCACCACCATCGACGAAGCAGGGGGTCCGGACAAGCGTATTTTTGGGCCACGGCCTGGTGGCGAGCTCTGTGAGGCCAAACATGTGCAAGACCTTTGTCGAATCCGCGAATCAGTCAGTGAGGAGCTGCTGCAGTTGGAAGCCAAAAGGCAAGAGTTAAACGGGGAGATTGCTCGGCTTAACCTGCGCATTGAGGCCTGCAAGCGCAGCATTGACAGTGCCAAGCAGGATCTGCTGCAGCTGAAGAATGTCATCAGCCAGACAGAACACTCTTATAAGGAACTAATGGCTCAGAACCAGCCCAAACTCTCACTGCCAGTCAGGCTTCTGCCAGATAAGGATGACCCAGGTCTGCCACCGCCCAAGTCTGCTCGTGCCTGCCGCTTGCGCTCCTGCTTTGATTATGCCCGCTGCCCTTTGACCTCTGGGTTTCCAGTGTATGTGTACGACACTAATTCCTACTCCTGGGGAGAGTATCTTGACCCACTGGTCAAGCAGGCATTTGCAGCAGCAGTGAAGGGCAATATTTATATAACCGATAACCCCAACATAGCCTGTCTTTATGTTGTGCTGGTAGGGGAGCTGCAGGAGCCCCCCTCGTCCCCTCTACCATCTCCCGTGGAGCTGGAGAAACACCTGAAGGCCCTTCCTTACTGGAGGTCTGATGGGCACAACCACCTGCTGGTGCACCTCTCAAGGAAGACGATGACACAGAACTTCTTGTACAATGTAAGCACAGGACGAGCAGCGGTGGCCCAATCCACTTTTCTGGAGCAGCAATACCGTGAGGGCTTTGACCTGGTGGTATCACCGCTAGTTCATGCCCTCTCTGAACCCAACTTTCTTGAGGTACCCCCTCAGGTTCCAGTAAAAAGGAAGTACCTGTTCAGCTTCCAGGGAGAGAGGGTGGAGTCACTGAGGAGTAGCTTGCAGGAAGCCCCACCGCAGTCATttgaggaggagatggaaggaGATCCACCAGCCGATTACGATGATCGCATTATCGGTACCCTAAAGGCAGTGCAGGATAGCCAACTGGACCAGGTTTTTGTTGAGTTCACCTGCAAGAATCCCCAGCCAAGCTTGGCCACAGAGTGGGCCCTGTGTGGGGAGAGAGAGGATAGGTTGGAGGTCCTCAAGGCTTCCACTTTTGCCCTGGTGATCGCTCCTGGAGATGGGCAGTTGGTGGCCTCAGCAGGCTGTGGGATGAGGCTATTTGAGGCGTTGGAGGTAGGGGCAATACCAGTGGTGTTAGGGGACCACTCAAGGTTGCCTTACCACCAGCTTATCCGCTGGAGTGAGGCAGCTATTATTGTCCCTAAACCTCGCATTACAGAGCTACACTTCTTGCTGCGGAGCTTATCAGACAATGACCTGCTGGCAATGAGAAGACAGGGTCGTTTTCTGTGGGAGACCTACTTTTCCACCTCTGAGAATGTCCTTAGTACAATCCTGGCCAGTATCAGAACTAGCATCCAGGTTCCTGCTGCTCCAATCAGAGAGGAGCCAGCCCAGGAGATTCCCCACAAAGCTGGGAAGTTGGCAGGAACTGATGCCAACCTGGCTGACAACGGTGATCTGGACCTGGGTCCTGTGGAGACAGAACCTCCCTATGCCTCTCCACGCTTCCTCCGGAATTTCACATATACTGCTGCAGACACCTACAGAGCATGGAACCGTGCCCCAGGACCCTTCCACTTGTTTCCCCACACTCCACTGGACCCTGTGCTACCCTCTGAGGCCAAGTTCCTTGGCTCAGGTACAGGTTTCAGGCCCATCGGGGGTGGTAATGGAGGCTCAGGGAAGGAGTTCCAAGCAGCTCTGGGAGGAAATGTGCCCCGGGAGCAGTTCACTGTGGTCATGCTGACATATGAGAGGGAGGAAGTTCTAATGAACTCTCTTGAGAGGCTAAATGGGCTCCCATACCTCAACAAGGTAGTGGTGGTATGGAACTCCCCCAAGCCCCCTTCAGATGACCTGCTGTGGCCAGACATAGGCCTGCCCATTGTG GTGGTCCGTACTGAGAAGAACAGCCTCAACAACCGCTTCCTGCCCTGGGACGCCGTGGAAACTGAGGCCATCCTGTCCATAGATGACGACGCTCACCTCCGTCACGATGAGATTATGTTTGGCTTCAG GGTGTGGCGTGAGGCCAGAGACCGCATCGTGGGGTTTCCTGGGAGGTTCCACGCCTGGGACATCAACCACCAGTCCTGGCTCTACAACTCCAACTACTCCTGTGAGCTCTCCATGGTGCTGACGGGAGCCGCCTTTTTCCATAAG TACTATGCCTACCTATACTCCTACGTGATGCCGCAGGCCATCAGGGACATGGTGGATGAATACATCAACTGCGAGGACATCGCCATGAACTTCCTGGTGTCTCACATCACCCGCAAACCACCTATCAAG